A region of Streptomyces sp. R44 DNA encodes the following proteins:
- a CDS encoding DoxX family protein, whose amino-acid sequence MTAAQIALAVVLTLVFLPLGAAKIAAVPFMRQAAAHLGMSPGLYRVVGALEMAGAVGLVLGLASAPIGVAAAIGLALLMTAAAVVHLRHPDPLVRALPAAVLALTAVAYAGVEIGTG is encoded by the coding sequence ATGACAGCAGCGCAGATCGCCCTCGCCGTCGTCCTGACCCTGGTCTTTCTGCCCCTGGGAGCGGCGAAGATCGCCGCGGTGCCGTTCATGCGCCAGGCGGCAGCGCACCTCGGCATGTCGCCGGGCCTCTACCGCGTCGTCGGCGCCCTGGAAATGGCCGGAGCCGTCGGGCTGGTACTCGGACTGGCTTCCGCCCCCATCGGAGTGGCCGCCGCAATCGGGCTGGCGCTGCTGATGACGGCGGCCGCAGTAGTCCACCTGCGCCACCCCGACCCGCTCGTGCGGGCCCTGCCCGCTGCCGTCTTGGCCCTGACGGCGGTGGCGTACGCCGGGGTGGAGATCGGTACCGGCTGA
- a CDS encoding RHS repeat-associated core domain-containing protein, translating to MAQPPDPARAEVPRDSLALDALQKRNFVPEKDGSTGLDHIGTKAPLNLAEAPAGTVTPPAAGVGTVEFDAPVQPTALTGDGAVEPAVFTQGTAATATASTAMAGAASATPVAFRPADDLPVKLGQATGEAAPTGTWQVAVQDRTAPVAQGVDGALLTVTAPATGSVPVAVQLDYAAYQNLYGADWASRLRLVQFPECYLTTPDVEECQAYEELETVNDPVTKSVTATVDTAADGTVAPVSAPAAPAPSGVMQAAYVTPVAAGGDKAVVGAVDSGAGEGGSFKATPLASSGKWAAGGSAGAFTWSYPVSVPPTPAGPAPSIALEYNSQAVDGKTATSSPQASWVGEGWDYNPGHIERRYRTCKDDTKEVGGEAPNNTAKKQQTHDLCWTSYNAVMSLNGQTTELVRVGTPGPGEPDLYRPEKDDGLRVELKTGGTNPDNDGEYWEVTTREGTKYYFGLNAVGGGHADTDSVFTAPVFGNHPGEPCHATAFADSRCNTSTKKQQAWHWGLDKAVDVHGNAMIVNWHASTNYYAVNKKTKTPEQYTRGGLPDSIEYGLRNDNLGGTPTAKVDFYLSQRCLEDGTVCASENFDKTGDPAAFRPWWDSPGNLNCKADSKLCPSFPSFWNRLRLGKIVTYGHRPGTTGLQKIDSYVLNHSFPRDWYDTSPGLWLSSIQRYAYAPGSSSAVLMSKSGVSFKEFVVDPNDMAPKDPLRRLKDQQLPNLVPRSANDARPGFRRPRIGVVATEHGGDIEVVYTGGCVTQPSVAPEANHGTCYPVRWSPDGEEKLPKLAWFNKYVVAKVIETDRITGLSKQVVTQYKYADAAWSKSDDEFTKPDLRTWSDWRGYQTVTTIKGGEVKSSKSTDPESQSYNVTRYFRGTGGVVKDSTGKVTLAADDAPQYAGQTAESIVYSGAGGRILKRTTAIPWSVQTASRARDGGSGPLLAHRVGVKQNDEIQTVGASWQAIRTSTTADQATGLPLETQTALVKPNGTGETLSEYSCTKTEYTGNPAVGLVGLPKAVRTVATSCASYGAADPATQLVSATRTSYDGLAYGATPVKGLATSVSEADAAGTGYTQSVTTQYDPLGRVRKVTQPGTGTTETQYTPGDTGGPVTSTTSLNAKGHATVTTFDPGRGLPLTVTDPNNRVVRNEYDVFGRLVKGWSATRSSGTQTPDVQISYQMADASPTVLKPSTVTVKTIKDNGTYDTHVTIYDGLMRQVQTQSEAHGPGRIIVDTRYNDHGLPWEQSSQYLTLGAPTSSLFKRKSNTLVPSLTRTFYDGLERTIRVATYHGDTFLNNTSTTYGDNTTYIRPAGVSDPATKTYRDAFGRVTKILHYTDSNSSTNRATTYEYDARGNRTKITDPAGNAWSFVFDARHQVVERTDPDSGTASMTYDEAGRVTGTVDARNSTFSAYDELGRVTSVRYGSAGAAPAKEFTYDTLPGGVGLLVSSVRHDPSGDYVSRVTGYDIGGRPTGRQTVIPANAMTTGVSGTYTYGYTYTPGGKPLTTTLPAAGGLAAEKVVTRYNSDGLAESTSGATWYTADVTYSPYGEPLRTVSGPQPNRVWTTNFLHDNTRQVRRTVVDRETANSYRVLDTRYSYDYAGKITSLGRKMTDAGVSTNDNQCYTYDAMGELVHAWTSNLANAAGGAACQSPGGWSWGYRSDAKAVRGPVAAAPDTASDTTAPDTALTDSLKAAAPVAGTVSGGATGYFDSYTFDIVGNRTTLINHDPAGDAAQDVKRTYGYGKTVTGNGTTPPYLAQPHTMTSVASTQAGAASTYAYDASGNTTTRTLPGGTQDLVWTAENRLETIKDKGVTTKYVYDADGNRLLENTPSGSVLHLGETELTTAAGNVTRATRTYSQSGAPAVIRTALNGAPTGHKLDVLLSDHQGTVNTVIALAAGQQITRRTFKPYGDLRGAKPAAWPNNRTYLGVGIDDASGLTHMGAREYDHAAGRFVSADPVVDHADPLQMNGYAYSHNSPISRSDPTGLRDPDEYNYWSRQRQDMWAGTPFPPITSFIPDYNKPRAPIPVVENKALAGALAQIYAKPTAKTVTGDGKIATALLHEMDTGTQLAGTNRWHAQKGWETLNSLGDILEKNAKARAGLGKDKDLLTDAEMRLARAEAAELWNALNAPDKTGKIQTVVDGDPKMKSAMQKARNAVLKTAALSPLTGTEFEPVPFRPPVRKGEGSNLRGFGKAFGVAGAGVGVLSYPVDVYNYGWGEASKSAVDSLLDPLGMSESMSGYSVRCALFGDGCPAPIVA from the coding sequence ATGGCGCAACCGCCGGACCCCGCACGCGCCGAGGTCCCGCGCGACTCGCTCGCCCTCGACGCGCTGCAGAAGCGGAACTTCGTCCCCGAGAAGGACGGCAGCACCGGCCTCGACCACATCGGGACCAAGGCCCCGCTCAACCTCGCCGAGGCACCCGCGGGCACGGTCACGCCGCCCGCAGCCGGTGTCGGCACCGTCGAATTCGACGCGCCGGTGCAGCCCACCGCGCTCACCGGTGACGGGGCCGTCGAGCCCGCCGTGTTCACGCAGGGCACCGCGGCCACCGCGACCGCGTCAACCGCCATGGCCGGCGCCGCATCGGCGACCCCCGTAGCGTTCCGGCCCGCCGACGACCTGCCCGTCAAGCTCGGCCAGGCCACGGGCGAAGCCGCCCCCACGGGCACCTGGCAGGTCGCGGTCCAGGACCGTACGGCACCCGTCGCGCAGGGCGTCGACGGCGCGCTGCTGACCGTGACCGCACCCGCCACTGGTTCGGTGCCCGTCGCTGTCCAGCTGGACTACGCCGCTTACCAGAACCTCTACGGTGCCGACTGGGCCTCCCGGCTGCGCCTGGTGCAGTTCCCCGAGTGCTACCTGACCACCCCCGACGTCGAGGAGTGCCAGGCGTACGAGGAGCTGGAGACGGTCAACGACCCCGTGACGAAGTCCGTCACGGCCACCGTGGACACGGCGGCCGATGGCACCGTCGCCCCCGTCTCCGCCCCGGCCGCCCCCGCCCCCTCGGGCGTCATGCAGGCCGCCTACGTCACCCCGGTGGCCGCGGGCGGCGACAAGGCCGTCGTGGGTGCCGTGGACTCGGGCGCAGGCGAGGGCGGCTCGTTCAAGGCGACCCCCCTCGCCTCCAGCGGCAAGTGGGCGGCCGGCGGCTCCGCCGGAGCCTTCACCTGGTCGTACCCGGTGTCCGTGCCCCCCACCCCGGCGGGACCCGCACCGAGCATCGCCCTTGAGTACAACTCCCAGGCGGTGGACGGAAAGACCGCGACCTCCTCGCCCCAGGCGTCCTGGGTCGGCGAGGGCTGGGACTACAACCCCGGTCACATCGAGCGCCGCTACCGCACCTGCAAGGACGACACCAAGGAGGTCGGCGGCGAGGCACCCAACAACACCGCGAAGAAGCAGCAGACCCACGACCTCTGCTGGACCTCGTACAACGCGGTGATGTCCCTGAACGGGCAGACCACCGAACTCGTCCGGGTGGGCACCCCGGGACCGGGCGAGCCCGATCTCTACCGTCCCGAGAAGGACGACGGCCTGCGGGTCGAGCTCAAGACCGGCGGCACCAACCCCGACAACGACGGCGAGTACTGGGAGGTGACCACCCGCGAGGGCACCAAGTACTACTTCGGCCTCAACGCCGTCGGCGGCGGCCACGCGGACACCGACTCGGTGTTCACCGCCCCCGTCTTCGGTAACCACCCGGGCGAGCCCTGCCACGCCACCGCCTTCGCCGACTCCCGCTGCAACACCTCCACGAAGAAGCAGCAGGCCTGGCACTGGGGTCTGGACAAGGCCGTGGACGTCCATGGCAACGCCATGATCGTCAACTGGCACGCGTCCACCAACTACTACGCGGTCAACAAGAAGACGAAGACCCCGGAGCAGTACACCCGGGGCGGCCTGCCGGACTCCATCGAGTACGGCCTGCGCAACGACAACCTCGGCGGCACCCCCACGGCCAAGGTCGACTTCTACCTGTCGCAGCGCTGCCTGGAGGACGGCACGGTCTGCGCCTCGGAGAACTTCGACAAGACCGGGGACCCGGCCGCCTTCCGCCCCTGGTGGGACAGCCCCGGCAACCTCAACTGCAAGGCGGACTCCAAGCTCTGCCCGTCCTTCCCCTCCTTCTGGAACCGGCTGCGCCTGGGCAAGATCGTCACCTACGGCCACCGGCCCGGCACCACAGGTCTCCAGAAGATCGACTCCTATGTCCTCAACCACTCCTTCCCGCGCGACTGGTACGACACCTCCCCGGGCCTGTGGCTGAGCTCCATCCAGCGGTACGCCTACGCACCCGGCTCCAGCAGCGCCGTCCTCATGTCCAAGTCGGGGGTCAGCTTCAAGGAGTTCGTGGTCGACCCGAACGACATGGCCCCGAAGGACCCGCTGCGGCGTCTGAAGGACCAGCAGCTCCCCAACCTGGTGCCCCGGTCCGCGAACGACGCCCGCCCCGGCTTCAGGCGGCCGCGCATCGGCGTGGTCGCCACCGAGCACGGCGGTGACATCGAGGTCGTCTACACCGGCGGCTGCGTGACCCAGCCGTCCGTCGCCCCCGAGGCCAACCACGGCACCTGCTACCCGGTGCGCTGGTCCCCGGACGGCGAGGAGAAGCTGCCCAAGCTCGCCTGGTTCAACAAGTACGTCGTGGCCAAGGTCATCGAGACGGACCGGATCACCGGCCTGTCCAAGCAGGTCGTCACCCAGTACAAGTACGCCGACGCCGCCTGGTCCAAGAGCGACGACGAGTTCACCAAGCCCGACCTGCGCACCTGGAGCGACTGGCGCGGCTACCAGACCGTGACCACGATCAAGGGCGGCGAGGTCAAGAGCTCCAAGAGCACCGACCCCGAATCGCAGTCGTACAACGTCACCCGCTACTTCCGCGGTACCGGCGGCGTGGTCAAGGACTCCACCGGCAAGGTGACCCTGGCCGCCGACGACGCGCCCCAGTACGCGGGACAGACCGCGGAGTCGATCGTCTACAGCGGTGCGGGCGGCCGCATCCTCAAGCGCACCACGGCCATTCCGTGGTCCGTCCAGACGGCCTCACGGGCCCGTGACGGCGGCTCCGGCCCGCTGCTCGCCCACCGCGTCGGCGTCAAGCAGAACGACGAGATCCAGACCGTCGGCGCCTCCTGGCAGGCCATCCGCACCTCCACCACGGCCGACCAGGCCACCGGCCTGCCCCTGGAGACGCAGACCGCGCTGGTGAAGCCGAACGGCACCGGCGAGACGCTCAGCGAATACAGCTGCACCAAGACCGAGTACACCGGCAACCCCGCCGTCGGTCTCGTCGGCCTGCCCAAGGCCGTCCGCACGGTGGCGACCTCGTGCGCCTCCTACGGCGCGGCGGACCCGGCCACCCAGCTCGTCAGCGCCACCCGCACCTCCTACGACGGGCTCGCCTACGGCGCCACCCCGGTCAAGGGACTCGCGACCTCGGTCTCCGAGGCCGACGCGGCGGGCACCGGGTACACCCAGTCCGTCACCACGCAGTACGACCCGCTGGGCCGTGTCCGCAAGGTGACCCAGCCCGGCACCGGCACGACGGAGACCCAGTACACGCCCGGCGACACCGGCGGCCCGGTCACCTCGACCACGAGCCTCAACGCCAAGGGCCACGCGACGGTCACCACCTTCGACCCCGGACGCGGCCTGCCGCTCACCGTCACGGACCCCAACAACCGTGTCGTGCGCAACGAGTACGACGTCTTCGGCCGGCTCGTGAAGGGCTGGTCGGCCACCCGGTCCTCCGGCACCCAGACGCCGGACGTGCAGATCTCCTACCAGATGGCCGACGCCTCCCCGACGGTCCTCAAGCCGTCGACGGTGACCGTCAAGACCATCAAGGACAACGGGACCTACGACACCCACGTCACGATCTACGACGGGCTGATGCGGCAGGTCCAGACCCAGTCCGAGGCCCACGGGCCCGGCCGGATCATCGTGGACACCCGCTACAACGACCACGGGCTGCCCTGGGAGCAGAGCAGCCAGTACCTCACCCTGGGCGCCCCGACCAGCAGCCTGTTCAAGCGCAAGTCCAACACGCTGGTCCCGAGCCTCACCCGGACGTTCTACGACGGCCTGGAGCGCACCATCCGCGTGGCCACCTACCACGGTGACACGTTCCTGAACAACACCTCCACGACGTACGGCGACAACACCACGTACATCCGGCCGGCGGGCGTCAGCGATCCCGCGACCAAGACGTACCGGGACGCCTTCGGTCGCGTGACGAAGATCCTTCACTACACCGACTCCAACTCGTCCACGAACCGCGCCACCACGTACGAGTACGACGCCCGCGGCAATCGCACCAAGATCACCGACCCGGCGGGCAACGCGTGGTCGTTCGTCTTCGACGCCCGGCACCAGGTCGTGGAGCGGACCGACCCCGACAGCGGTACCGCGTCGATGACCTACGACGAGGCCGGCCGCGTCACCGGCACCGTCGACGCCCGCAACTCCACGTTCAGCGCATACGACGAGCTCGGCCGGGTGACGTCGGTCCGGTACGGGTCGGCGGGCGCCGCACCTGCCAAGGAGTTCACCTACGACACCCTGCCGGGCGGCGTGGGCCTGCTCGTCTCCTCGGTCCGCCACGACCCGAGCGGCGACTACGTCAGCCGCGTCACCGGGTACGACATCGGCGGCCGGCCCACCGGCCGGCAGACGGTGATCCCGGCGAACGCGATGACCACGGGCGTCTCCGGCACCTACACCTACGGCTACACGTACACCCCGGGCGGCAAGCCCCTCACCACCACCCTCCCGGCGGCGGGCGGTCTCGCCGCGGAGAAGGTCGTCACCCGCTACAACAGCGACGGCCTGGCCGAGTCCACCTCGGGCGCCACCTGGTACACGGCGGACGTCACCTACTCGCCGTACGGCGAACCCCTGCGGACCGTCAGCGGCCCGCAGCCCAACCGGGTGTGGACGACCAACTTCCTGCACGACAACACCCGGCAGGTCCGCCGTACCGTCGTGGACCGGGAGACCGCCAACTCCTACCGGGTGCTGGACACCCGCTACTCGTACGACTACGCGGGCAAGATCACCTCGCTCGGCCGGAAGATGACCGACGCGGGCGTCTCCACCAACGACAATCAGTGCTACACCTACGACGCGATGGGCGAGCTCGTCCACGCCTGGACGTCGAACCTGGCGAACGCCGCGGGCGGCGCCGCCTGCCAGAGCCCGGGCGGCTGGTCCTGGGGCTACCGGTCCGACGCGAAGGCCGTCCGCGGACCTGTCGCGGCCGCCCCGGACACCGCGAGTGACACCACGGCCCCGGACACGGCGCTCACCGACTCCCTGAAGGCCGCGGCCCCGGTCGCCGGTACCGTCTCCGGCGGTGCCACCGGCTACTTCGACAGCTACACCTTCGACATCGTCGGAAACCGCACCACCCTGATCAACCACGACCCCGCGGGCGACGCGGCCCAGGACGTCAAGCGCACCTACGGGTACGGCAAGACGGTCACCGGCAACGGGACCACCCCGCCGTACCTCGCGCAGCCGCACACGATGACCTCGGTCGCCTCCACGCAGGCGGGGGCCGCGAGCACGTACGCGTACGACGCCTCGGGCAACACCACCACCCGTACCCTGCCCGGCGGTACCCAGGACCTGGTCTGGACCGCCGAGAACCGTCTGGAGACCATCAAGGACAAGGGCGTCACGACGAAGTACGTCTACGACGCGGACGGCAACCGCCTGTTGGAGAACACGCCCTCGGGCAGCGTCCTCCACCTGGGCGAGACCGAGCTGACCACCGCCGCGGGCAACGTCACCAGGGCCACCCGCACCTACTCCCAGTCCGGCGCCCCCGCGGTGATCCGGACAGCGCTGAACGGCGCCCCGACGGGCCACAAGCTGGACGTCCTCCTCTCCGACCACCAGGGCACCGTCAACACGGTCATCGCCCTGGCGGCCGGGCAGCAGATCACCCGCCGGACCTTCAAGCCGTACGGCGACCTCCGCGGAGCCAAGCCCGCGGCCTGGCCGAACAACCGCACCTACCTGGGTGTCGGCATCGACGACGCCTCGGGCCTGACCCACATGGGCGCACGCGAGTACGACCATGCCGCCGGCCGGTTCGTCTCCGCCGACCCCGTCGTGGACCACGCCGACCCGCTCCAGATGAACGGGTACGCGTACAGCCACAACAGCCCGATCTCCCGCAGCGACCCGACGGGCCTGCGCGACCCGGACGAGTACAACTACTGGTCTCGCCAGCGCCAGGACATGTGGGCGGGCACGCCCTTCCCTCCGATCACCTCCTTCATCCCGGACTACAACAAGCCGCGCGCTCCGATCCCCGTCGTGGAGAACAAGGCCCTGGCGGGCGCGCTCGCGCAGATCTACGCCAAGCCCACGGCCAAGACGGTCACCGGAGACGGGAAGATCGCGACAGCCCTGCTCCACGAGATGGACACGGGCACGCAGCTGGCGGGCACGAATCGCTGGCACGCCCAGAAGGGCTGGGAGACCCTGAACAGCCTCGGGGACATCCTGGAGAAGAACGCCAAGGCCAGGGCCGGACTGGGCAAGGACAAGGACCTCCTCACCGACGCCGAGATGAGACTGGCCCGCGCGGAGGCGGCGGAGCTGTGGAACGCCCTCAACGCGCCGGACAAGACCGGCAAGATCCAGACCGTGGTGGACGGCGACCCCAAGATGAAGTCGGCCATGCAGAAGGCCCGGAACGCGGTCCTGAAGACGGCGGCCCTCTCCCCGCTCACCGGCACGGAATTCGAGCCAGTGCCCTTCAGACCGCCGGTGAGGAAGGGTGAGGGGAGCAACCTGAGGGGCTTCGGCAAGGCGTTCGGCGTGGCCGGCGCCGGGGTCGGCGTCCTGTCGTACCCCGTGGACGTCTACAACTACGGTTGGGGAGAGGCGTCCAAGTCGGCTGTCGACTCGCTCCTGGACCCCCTCGGGATGAGCGAGTCGATGTCGGGATACAGCGTCCGCTGTGCGCTCTTCGGCGACGGATGTCCCGCTCCCATCGTGGCCTGA
- a CDS encoding IS5 family transposase: MGRGDLTDEQWAALEPLLPKGMKAGQPPVRPRRRLIDGIRFRVRTGAPWRDVPVEYGPWSRIYDLFRRWQRTGTWHRILTRLQSLADAKGGMTWDLSVDSTVCRTHQHATGARKQGDLQKEPPGGIFNEPHDHGWHAHAAGSPPSCTWPSNRARSPWQS, encoded by the coding sequence ATGGGGCGGGGAGATCTCACGGACGAGCAGTGGGCGGCGCTGGAGCCGTTGCTGCCGAAGGGCATGAAGGCAGGCCAGCCGCCGGTCCGGCCTCGGCGGCGGCTGATCGACGGCATACGGTTTCGGGTCCGGACCGGTGCTCCGTGGCGGGATGTGCCCGTTGAGTACGGACCGTGGAGCCGGATCTACGACCTGTTCCGCCGGTGGCAGCGGACCGGGACCTGGCACCGGATCCTCACCCGGCTCCAGTCCCTGGCCGACGCGAAGGGTGGGATGACGTGGGACCTGAGCGTCGACTCCACAGTGTGCCGCACCCATCAGCATGCGACCGGGGCCCGCAAGCAGGGCGACCTGCAGAAGGAACCGCCGGGCGGCATCTTCAACGAGCCCCATGATCACGGCTGGCACGCTCACGCGGCGGGTTCACCACCAAGCTGCACCTGGCCGTCGAACAGGGCCAGAAGCCCATGGCAATCGTGA
- a CDS encoding transposase produces MAIVITAGQRGDSPQFEPVLKKVRAPRIGPGRPRVRPDRVRADKAYASRKNRAYLRRRGIRCTIPDKADQARNRQKQTTEGGAVHEVTITPDGRPDQVVSVG; encoded by the coding sequence ATGGCAATCGTGATCACGGCGGGGCAGCGCGGCGACTCGCCGCAGTTCGAACCCGTGCTGAAGAAGGTCCGCGCGCCCCGCATCGGACCGGGCCGGCCACGCGTCCGCCCCGATCGAGTGCGGGCCGACAAGGCGTACGCCTCCCGCAAAAACCGCGCCTACCTGCGCCGCCGCGGAATCCGCTGCACCATCCCGGACAAGGCTGACCAGGCCCGCAACCGCCAGAAGCAGACCACGGAGGGAGGCGCGGTCCACGAAGTGACCATCACCCCGGATGGCCGTCCCGACCAGGTTGTCTCCGTCGGCTAG